The Oryzihumus leptocrescens sequence GGACGAGGCCGGCCAGGACGTCCCACGGGTAGTGGGCGGCGATGTAGACCCGGGCGAACGCCATGAGCGCGGCTGCGACGACCGCTGTCCAGCCCAGGCGCCGGGAGATGAGCAGGAGTCCCATGGCGGTGGCCCCGGCCATGGTGGCGTGGTCGGAGGGGAAGGAGAAGTCGCTCGTGCGTTGGGCCAGCACCAGGATCCCGTGGTGGGTGGCGTAAGGCCGCTGCTCGGCGAACAGGTGGCCCAAGGGCTGATTGATGGCCAGGGCCAGCAGCACGGCCGCCGGGGCCCAGCCCGCCGCGGCGAGCAGCCGGGTCGGGCCGCGGCGGACCTTGAGCAGGGCGATGATCAGGAGCAGCCCGAACAGGGCAACGCCGTACTTGGCATAGGCCTGAAGCGGCGCGTGGAGCCAGGGGGTGTGCCGGGCGAAGCCGTTGATGGCCAGGAAGATCTGGTCGTTCAGCTGGGACAAAGCGTTCACGTCAGGTCCTTCACGTCGGCGGGCACGTCGGCGTCGGTGCGGCGCGAACGGAGCACCTCGACGCCGACGGGGATCAGGGAGAGGAGCACGACCAGGGCGATGATCGGCAGCAGGTAGTGGTCGATGCTCGGGATCTGGGACCCCAGGGCGTACCCGGCCAGGGTCACCCCGGCGGCCCAGACGATGCCCCCGCCGGCCTGCCACAGGGTGAACGACCGGGCCGGTACGCCGACGGTCCCGGCCAGGGGGTTCAGGACCGTGCGCACGAGGGGGATGAAGCGTGCCAGCACGATCGCCTTGCCGGTGCCGTACCGGTCCAGGGCGTGCCGGGCCCGCTGCACCGCCGCCTGCATGCGCGGCCGGTCCGGCCGGTCGAGCAGGGCCGGGCCGGCCTTGACCCCGATCAGGTAGCCGGTCTGGGCCCCCAGCAGGGCGCCGGCGATCGCGGCCAGGACCACCGAACCCAGGGACAGGTGAACCGCGGACCCGGCCCCGGTGGTGCACAGCAGCCCGGCCGTGAACAGCAGGGAGTCGCCGGGCAGGAAGAAGCCGATGAGCAGCCCCGTCTCAGCGAAGAGGACGAGGAAGACCCCGAGGGCGCCCAGCCCGGCCAGCAGGCTGTGCGGGTCGAGTGGGTTGAGCGTCGCCGCGGCGGCGTGCAGGTGGCCCATCTGGTCAGCCTTTCGTCGGCGGGCGGTCGTACGGCACCATGGTGCAACGACGAAGACCGTCGTACTACCACCAATGTAGTAGATGGGATCTGCTGTGGCGACTCTGCCGGGACGACCCCGGGGCGGGCTGGAGCGTGAGGTGCTCGCGGCGTTGGCGGCCGCCGGGCGCCCGATGACCGCCGGGGAGGTCCACGCCGACCTGGGCTCCGAGCTGGCCTACACCACCGTCATGACCACGCTGACCCGCCTGCACGGCAAGGGGGTGCTGGCCCGCGAGCAGGTGGGCCGGGCCTACGCGTACCGGTTCGTGGGTGACCCGGAGCAGGTCGAGGCCAGCCTGGCGGCCCACCGGATGCGCCGCGTGCTCGACGCCGGCACCGACCGGGCCGGGGTCTTGGCCCACTTCGTGGCCGACCTGAACCCCGAGGACGAACAGCTGCTCACCGAGCTGCTGCGCGCCACCGACGCCGAGGTGGACGGCTAGCCGTGCGCGCCGCCCTCCTGGTGCCGCTGCTCGCCAGCCTCGCGCTGCGGGTGGCTGCCCCGTGGGTCAGTCGCCGGCTGCCACCACCGACGGCGGCCACGCTCCTGGCCGTCACCGCGCTGCTGACCGCCCTCAGCCTGGGCTTCACCCTCTCGGTCGCGGGCCTACTGACCGTCGCGCGCATCCCGATCGTGGCCGCAGCCGCGCAGTGGTCGATCGGCGTGGTTGCCTCAGGCGACCCCGTCCCCGTCGGGGTCGGTCTGCTCTCCGGTGCCGTCGTGATCGTGCTGGTCTACGCAGCGGCCCGCAGCGCGCTGCACCACTGCCGCGACCTGGTGGCCGCGGCAACGACCTGCCGGCGCCTCCACGGGTCGGCCTCCGGTCTGGTCGTGCGCGAGGACGACGTCGCCGACGCCTACGCCCTGCCGGGCTTCACCGGCCGGATCGTGGTCTCCACGGGCATGCTGCGCGCACTGCCCGCGCCAGAACGGAAGGTGCTGCTCGCGCACGAGGAGGCGCACCTTCGCCACCATCACCACCTGTATGTCGCGGCCGCGAACCTGGCCGCGGCCGCCAACCCGCTGCTCCGGCCGGTCTCTGGCGCCGTCGCCTTCAGCGTCGAACGCTGGGCCGACGAGGCCGCCGCATCGGAGGTCGACGACCGCAGGCTGGCGGCTCGCGCCCTGGCCCGGGCGGGGCTCGCGCGTCTGAACAGCCTGACCCGCGCTCGAGAGACCGGGTCTGCCCTCGCCGCTGTGGACAGCTCCATCGGTGAACGCACCCGGGCACTCCTCGCCCCGCCGCGACCGGCGAGCCGCCGGGTCGTCGCCGTGATCCTCCTCCTTGCTATGGCTTCGGTAGGTGCCAGCGCACTCGTCGCGCACGACACCGAACACCGCTTCGAGCTTGCGCACATTCGAACCTCGACCGAGTAATCGGCGCTGGCTGGCCGGGTGCTGGCGGCCCTCAGGCTGCTCTCAAATACGGCAGCGAGCATCTCGGCATGCGCTCACTCAGGCTGCGCCCTTCCTGGTCCCGTCACCCGGCCTCAAGAGTTCTGCACGCCCTGGCTTGGCTGGCGTCTCGACCATCGCTGGCCGCCATGGTCATCGGCCTCGACGTGTTGTGGGTGGCTTTCTCCGCCCGCTTTGAGTTCCCGACGAGGCTCGAGGCGGTGTTTCAGACGATGGTGGCCGCATTCACCTTGGCCATGGTTTTCGTCATCCAGCACACCCAGGCCCGGGAACAGGCGGCGACCCAACGGAAGTTGGACGAGATCCTCCGAGCCCTGCCCCTGGCCGACAAGTCGATGATCACGCTCGAGTCGGCCTCGGACGGCGAGCTGGCCGCAGCCGCCCGCGCCCACCGGGATGCCCGTCAGGAAGCAGCTCAGGACTGACCGCCGCCCGTCCGGCCCGCGCTCGGATTCTCCAAGTGCCGAGGTCCACGCACCGGGGGCGAGTTACGGAACCCGAGAATGACCGGCCTAGCGCAAGGCGGCTTCTTTGATTCGCCTCTGGGCCGCCCCGACCTTGCCGTCGACTGCGTGGGCATACACCCGAAGCAGCACGGCAACGCTGTTCGAATCCTTCACCTGCCACCCAGTGCAGATCGACCTTCGGATGAGCACGAGCTCAGCGCGGGGGCTGATCTCTCTTCCGTCCGGGAGTGCCCGGGTGGATCCGGCTGGCGATGGCTGTCGGCGGCCCAGACGCGGCCACGAGGGGTCGCCATCGTGCACCTCCACTCGCGCCCCGGCCCGGCGTTATGAACAGGTAGACCGCGATAGCCGGCTCAACCTGTTGCGCGGACCGCTGTGCAGCGGATCGTCGATGGGTCAGATCACAGATCCCCCAGGGATCATCCCCTGCCTGGACGGGATGAACCACAAAAGTCCGGCCGCTCCGACGCAGGCGCTCCGACGGCCCTACGGCACCCCGGCGAGGGCTATACGGCGTCGTAGCCAGCGATCCATTCGCGGTCGTCCACAAGGGCGTGGCGTCCACCGACGGCAGGCTGGTCCGTGACGTTCGCTCCGGGTTCAGATTCCAGCCGCCGATGGACCACCTTGCCTTCCTAGCCTCTCCAGCGGTCGCGAGGAAGGGCCCTCATGGAGAGAGCACCAGCTGTTCGGTGTCGAGGCATCACCAAGTACTTCGGCGACGTGGTCGCCCTCGACGGCGTGGATCTCGACATGCCCCGTGGTCAGGTCCACGGGCTCGTGGGGCCGAACGGCGCAGGGAAGACCACCCTGCTCGGAGTCCTTCTCGGGCTCACGGTCCCCAACCGGGGCAGCCTGGAGATCCTCGGTGCTCCGGTCGACCGGGTGCTCGCGGTGCCGGACGGTGTCGGCGGCTTTGTCGACGGGCCCGGGCTCTACCCGTCGCTGACGGCCCGGCAGAACCTCGCAGCGGTCGCCAGGCTGCGCGGCCGCGGAATCGATCAGGGCAGCGAGGTCGACGAGGCTCTGGAGCAGGTCGGTCTCGTCGACGTCGCCGGCGATCGCGTCCGCGGCTTCTCGCTCGGCATGCGCCAGCGACTGGGCCTGGCAGCCGCCCTGCTGACCAAGCCCCGGCTGCTGGTGCTCGACGAACCGTCGAACGGCCTCGACCCGGTGGCCAGGCGTCACGTCCACCGGGTTCTGGAGGGCCTCGCCGCACAGGGCGCAGCCGTGGTGATCTCGAGCCATCAGATGGACGACCTCGCCGCGCTCTGCTCCGAGGTCACGCTCCTGGCCCGCGGCAGGGTGGTCTTCTCCGGGTCGGTGGGCAAGCTCGCCGCCGAGAGCGGCCGGCTCGCCTACCGGGTGCTGACGTCTGACGCAGCCACCGCCCGCCGGGTCGTGGCCGAGACCCCGGGGCTGGACCTGGTGCCGGATCGCCACCCGTCCAGACCTGACGAGGGGGCCGTGGTCGCGCGCGGTCAGGTCAGCGCGGTTGACGACCTCGTCGTACGCCTCGTGGGCGCCGGCGTGGCGGTCCGCGAGCTCGGCCCGTTGGTGCCTCCGCTGGAGGCCGCCTTTCTCACGCTCACTGGCGCCGAGGGCGCCCTCGCCGAGGTAGGAGCGCCGTGAGCACGACAACCGTGGAACGACCCGCCCCCGCCCTTCCGGCCGCCCCACTGGAGGCCCGACCGGCCGGCCTCGTCCCCAGCGTTCTCTTCGAGCTGTCCAAGCTGTTCGCCCAGTGGCGCATCCGCATCGTCCTGGGGGCCTGCTGGGTCGCGCCCGCTGCGTTCATCGTGGCCGCCAGCGGACAGAGCTCGCTGCCGAGCGACACGGTCTTCGGTCGCTGGATGTTCGCGACCGGCTGGGCGGGATCCCTGGTGCTGCTGTCCTTCGCCTGCAGCTGGGTGCTGCCGCTGCTCACCTCCCTCGTGGCGGGCGACGTGTTCGCGGCGGAGGACCGGCTGGGGACCTGGCGGCACCTCGTCATGGCGGTCCGCTCACCGCGACGCATCTTCGTCGCGAAGGCGCTGGCGAGCAGCGTCGTGATCCTCCTGATGCAGCTGGGACTGGCCGCCTCGAGCATCGGCGGGGGCATCGCCGTCGTCGGCGACCGCGAGCTCGTCGGGCTCGACGGCCGCCTTATCGGCACGGGCCAGAGCGCGCGGCTGGTGCTGCTCAGCTGGGCCTGCGTCGCGCTCACCTCGCTCGCGTTCGCGGCGGTCGGTCTCCTCGGCTCGGTCGTCCTGGGCCGCTCGCCGATGGGCCTGCTGATGCCGGCGCTCCTGGCCTTCCTGCTCCAGGCGGCCCAGCTGCTGCCGATGCCGGCTGCCGTGCGTCTCGCCCTGCCGAGCCAGGGCTTCGTGGCCTGGCGCGGACTGTTCACCGGTCCGGCGGAGAGTCAGCCCTTGTTGATCGGCCTGATGGTCAGCCTCGCCTGGACCATCGTGGCAACGACTTTGGCGTACGTGATCTTCGTCCGCCGTGACTTCACCGACCTCGCCTCCGACGGGTCCGCTCCACGGACCGTGCTGGTCGCCGCGCTCCCGGTGGTTGCCCTCGCGGCTGTGAGCATCGCCGGGGTCGCCGTGGCGATGCCCGCGATCGGCTCCGGCATCGACAAGGGCAAGGTCGAGCGGTCCCTGGCGACCTCCTTCGCGCACCTCTACCGCCTGCAGTCCCGCGAGCTCCATCGCACGGAGATCCCCGAGAAGCAGCTCGGGGCCAGTGCGTCCTGCCACCGGGCCGGATCAGCAGGCGACGACGAGGGGCCAGGCAACGACTGGCGCTGTGCCGTGTCGTGGCAAATCCCCGGAGCCGTCGCCGTGGGAACGGCGCTCTACCAGGTCGACGTCGCGGCAGACGGCCGCTACGTCGCCGACGGTGACGGGCCCAAGGAGGTGAACGGCTACTTCACGGTGCGGACCCCGAACGGGGACGCAGCAAACCCCCTGTGGCAGGTCGACGGACTTCTTGACCTGTCCTCACGCAGTTCCTCGAAAGGATGATCATGCAGGTCGCTCGTCAACGACGACACAGCTCAGGATCCGCGCCTGAGCATGGCCGCACCAACCGACGGCTCCGCATCGCCCTGGCCGGCACCGCGGTCCTCACCATCGCCTGCGGCGGCATCGCCTCTGCCGCGACCGACGTCTTCGGCAACCACACCGTCGGCACCGAGTACGCCAACGGGCTGCAGGTCTCGGACAACCAGGTCATCAAGCCCCTCGGCAGCCGAGTCATGACCGAGTACGGCAAGTTCATGGGGTCGACCGTCAGCTCCGACGGCCGCTTCCTTGCCGCGAGCAGCGCCGACAAGGGCGTGGTCCTGCAGGTCTTCGACCTGGCGACCAACAAGCTGATCTACCGCGTCGGCAAGGCGGCCGGCGTGGACCAGACCCTCTCCGACGGCAGCGTCGGACAGGAAGGCCCGACCTACTCGCCCGACGGCAAGTTCCTGTGGCTGGCCCAGCAGGACGCGCTGACGCGCTTCCCGGTCAACCCCGACGGCACGCTCGGCACCGCCACGCGCGTCCCGCTGGCCAAGGTCGGGGCGGCTTCGGCGCTGCCCGGCGCGACGGCGTTCTCGCCGGACGGCTCGACGCTCTATGTCGCGCTCAACGGGCAGAACGCCGTGGCAGCCCTGGACCCGGCGACGGGTGCGGTCAAGCGCACCTGGCCCGTCGGCATCGCGCCGCGGCACCTCACCTTCGTCGGCAGCAAGCTCTACGTGAGCAACGAGGGTGGCCGGCAGGCCAAGCCTGGCGAGCCCACCATCAACTCCTACGGCACCAACGTCCCCGCCGACCCGGTACACGCGGCCACGACGACGGGCACGCTGAGCGTCATCGACACCGCTTCCCCGTCCGCAGCCGTCGCATCGATCCCCGTCGGGCTGCACCCCACGGCGATGTATGCCGCCGGCAAGGCCCTGTTCGTGGCGAACACCAACAGCGACACCGTTTCCGTGGTCGACACGACCAAGGACGCCGTCGTGCAGACGATTGCGACGCAGCCGTGGCCCGAGTCCCGCGTGGGCTACGCGCCGACCGGGATCGCGCTGACCAAGGACGGACACCTCCTGGTCTCCCTCGGTCGCGCGAACGCGGTCGCCGTCTACAAGTACGACGGAACCCCCCAGGCGCCCGTCAGCTATGTCGGCCTGCTGCCGACCGACTACTACCCGGCCGCGATCGCGACGGTCGGCTCGCGCGTGGTCGTCACCAACACCCGCGGCATCGACGCGCGGGGGCCGGCCATCACGACCAACAAGGGGTACGGCGTCCCGGTCGTCAGCGGGCACGACACCCACAGCACGACCGCGTCACTGACCAGCTTCGCGCTCCCCAGTGACAAGGAGACCGCGCGGTACACCTCGACGGTGTTCGCGCAGAACGCCTGGGGTCACCACGATGTCAAGCAGGCCGAGGGCAACAAGGCCGCTCCGGTGGCCGTGCCGACCCGGGTCGGCGACCCGTCGACGATCAAGCACGTCTTCATGATCGTCAAGGAGAACCGCACCTACGACCAGGTCTACGGCGACGACGCACGCGGCAACGGCGACCCCTCACTCGTGCAGTTCGGCAAGCAGGTCACGCCGAATCAGCACGCGCTGGCCAAGCAGTTCGGCCTTTACGACAACACCTACGACATCGGCACGAACTCGGCCGAGGGTCACAACTGGATCATGCAGGGCGACAACCCGGAGTACACCGAGTCCTCCGCCGGTGAGTACCTCCGCAGCTACGACACCGAGGACGACGCCCTCGGGCACCAGCGCTCGGGGTTCATCTGGACCGCTGCCCAGGCGGCAGGCAAGAGCGCCCGCAACTACGGCGAGTTCACCCAGTTCCTCACCAAGCCCGCAGGTGCGACGTGGCAGAAGTACTACTGCACCGCCAAGCAGGTGGCGGCGGGTGGTGACCCGAGCGCCTTGACCGACCCGTCGGTCAAGTCCGACACCGAGTCGCCGATCCCGTCACTCAACGCGATCACGGCGCACGACTACCCGAAGTTCGACGTCAACGTCCCCGACATCTACCGCTTCCAGGTCTGGAAGCAGCACTTCGAGAAGGAGGGCCCCGCGAACTTCAACATGCTCTGGCTCTCCAGCGACCACACGGGTGGTGCGCCGGACGCACGGGCCCAGGTGGCCGACGGAGACCTCGCCGTAGGCCAGGTCGTCGACGAGATCTCGCACAGCAAGTACTGGAAGGACTCGGCAATCTTCGTGGTCGAGGACGACAGCCAGGACGGCGCCGACCACGTCGACGGCCACCGTGCCCCGATCCAGGTGATCAGCCCCTGGGCCGTCCACGGCAAGGTGGTCGACCGGTACTACTCGCAGATCAACATGGTCCGTACCATCGAGCAGATCCTCGGTGCCCAGCCGCTCAACCAGAAGGTCGCCGCGGCCACGCCCATGTACGACGCCTTCCAGTCCAAGCCCGACCTCAGGCCGTTCACCGCGGTGCCGAACCAGATCCCGCTCACCGAGCAGGTGACGCCCCCGCCGACGTGCGGCCAGGACACCCCCTCGGGTGCCGGCCCCGCCGCGGCACAGCCCAGCGCCACGGCAGTGCCGCCGTCGGAGAAGGCGGTCGCAGCGCAGTGGGAGGCGTGGCGCAAGAAGCAGGGCTTCAATGGCAGCAACCCGGCGCCGGACACCGCGAGCCCCGAGCTGATGAACCGGTTCACCTGGTACCAGGCACACAACTGGGCCACCCCGTACCCCGGCGACCCGAAGATCTACACCCCGTCGCAGGTTCCCGGCGGTTACATCCCCAGCTCAGACGGCCAGTGATCCTGACCGGGAGATAGCGACTCCACACGGGCTGGCTGACTCCCTTTGGTCAGGCCGCAGGGTCGAACGCAGGGAGGCGGGTCCGCCAGGACCCGCCTCCCTCTGCATGAGTTCCTCGAGCGCAGCTGGTGGCTGCCCGATGCCCGGTCCAGATGATCATGCGCCCACCTGCCCGTCGAGCCCGTGAATGGATTCGTCACTCCTGAGTCGGTCCGTGGACACCCGGCCTTGGGTTGATTCGGGGAACCGCCTGAGACACTCCCCATGTCGGGGAGCGTCTCAAGCGCCCGACACAAGCGCCCCGCTCGCCCTCCCGGCGGCGGGGCGTTTGCGTTGCCTGTTGTTGGACTCCTCCTTCACGCCAACGCCGCCCAGGCTCGGGTCGGTCAGGCCTCGGGGGGTCACCCGTTGTCCGGACCCCGTAGGCCTGTGTGACCGAAACCAACAGCGCCGGGCGGGATGTCGGCCCTCCTGTCACTCGGCGTTCATCGGGAGGCGCCATCCTGCGTCAGCAGAGTCCGACAAATCGGACGCGGTTCTCCGGAAGGTGCGACGATGGGGCGACGGACGTCGGGGCGCGCAGCGGTTGCGGCGATGGTGCTGGCAGTCGGGGGCGGGGGACTGGTTGCCGTGCAGGCCAGGGCCGCCGGGAATGGGCTGCCACATGTGAGCCCGTACAGCCCGACCGGACAGTACGCCGAGGGTGCCTCCCTGGTCAGCGGTCGCCTGGTGCAGCCGGTCGGCCGGCGCACCACGCTGGGGGACTTTCCCGTAGCTTCGGCGGCCTCCCCGGACGGCCGGGTCGTGGTCGTGGCCAACAGCGGCCAGGGCGAGGGGGCGCCGGAGCAGGGGGACGAGGCGCTGCAGGTGGTCGACACCCGCACCGGTGACGTGGTGCAGACGGTGCGCGACCACGAGCCGGGCAAGCCCACGTTCTACGAGTCCGGCCTGACGTTCAGCCGCGACGGCCGGCATCTGTTCGCCACAGGCGGAGGCAACGACCAGGTCTACGACTACGCCGTCACCGGAGATCGGCTGCACCTGCTGCACCGCTGGAAGAGCTCGGCGCGGGCCGGCGCGCCGACCGTGGTCGGGACCCGCAACGGCGGCATCCCCAGCAGTGCCCCCATCGCTGGCGACGCCGCGGCCTACAGCCGAGGGCTGGCCCTGACGCCGGACGGCTCCGCGGTGCTCGTGGCCAACGAGCAGGGCTCCACATTGGCGGCGTTGTCCACCACCCACGGTGCGCTGAAGTGGGAGACCACGCTGGGAGGCCCGGGGCAGCCCGGCGGCGCCTACCCGGAAGCTGTTGCGGTCAGCCCGGGAGGTGGCACGGCCTACGTCGCCGCGCAGGGGCTCAACGCGGTCGCGGCGGTGGACACCCGCACCGGGGCGGTGCGCGGGCTCGCCCCGGTGGGTGACCACCCGGTGGCGCTGGCCTTGGACGGCACCGGTCGTCACCTGTACGTCGCCAACGCCAATGACGACTCCATCTCGGTGCTGGACGCCACCGCCGCGGTTCCTCGGGTCGAGCGGCAGCTGTCCACCCACCTGGTGCCCGGGGAGGCGAATGGCTCGACCCCGGACGCGGTGGCCGTCGATGACCACTCGGGTCGTGTCTACGTGGGCCTGGCAGGGGACAACGCCACCGCGGTCCTGGAGGACCCCTCGCACCGCCACTCGTCCCCGGACCCGGCGCGGCTGGTGCCCCGCGGCGCGATCCCTACCGGCGCCTACCCGACCGCCGTGTCCGTGCTCCGCGACGGGCAGGTGCTCACCGCGGCCGCGAAGGGGCTGGGTGGGGCACCGATCACGGACAAGCAGCAGTACATCGTCAACAAGCGGCACGGGCTGCTCACGGCTGTGCCGCGTCCAAGCACCCCTCAGCTGGCGGACTGGACCACGCGGGCGCGCGCCGACCTGCTGTACCCCACCCAAGCCAACGCCCAGCGCCCGGCGGACTCCCCGATCCCGGACGCCGCGCACGCCGGCCACAGCCCGATCAAGCACGTGATGCTTGTGGTCCGGGAGAACCGCACCTTCGACCAGGTCTTCGGTGACCTGCACCGCCCCGGCGCGGACGTCCAGCCCGCCTACACCGAATTCGGCGCCAAGGACGCCCAAGGGCGCACCCTCACCCCGAACGCCCACCGGTTGGCCGACCGGTTCGGGCTCTCGCAGAACTTCTACAGCGACGGCGAAGCGAGCATCCAGGGTCACCACTGGACCGCCGAGGGGGTCTCCAGCGACTACACCGAGAAGAGCTACCTGCACTACTACTCCAACCGCAACCACCCGTACGACCCGACCGCCCCGATCGTCTACCCCCGGTGCGGGTCGGTGTTCCAACAGCTGGCCGCCCAGGGCAAGAGCTTCCACAACTTCGGTGAGATGGTCGGCCTGGCCACCTCCCAGGCGCCGACCGTCCGGCCGGCACCCGGCGCCCGCTGCGCCACCCCCGGAGGGGTCCACGACGGGCAGTCAGCGGCGAGCTTCTCCAACACCCTGGGTGCCAACCTGTCACTGACCTCGGTGCCGGACACGGCCAAGGAGCAGGACATCGAGAAGGAGCTCGCCCCGCTGGTGGCCGCCGACCGGCTGCCGCAGTTCATGTACGCCGTGCTGGGCAACGACCACACCGACGGCACCGAGGCGGGCAAGAAGACCCCGCAGGCGCACGTGGCCACCAACGACCTGGCCGTCGGCAACCTCATCGACTACCTGTCCCACACCCCGCAGTGGAAGGACACTGCAGTCTTCGTCGTCGAGGACGACAGCCAGGACGGGCTGGACCACCGTGACGGGCACCGCAACATCCTGCTGGCCGCGTCCCCGTGGGTCCGGCCGGGTGCCCTGTCCTCGCTGCACGTCTCCCAGGCCTCGGTGCTGCACACCATCGAGCTCATCCTCGGCATCGCACCGCTGTCCTCCTACACGCAGTACGCCGCCGTCCCCTACGACATGTTCACCGCCCACCCGGACCCGACGCCGTACACCGCTGTCACCCCCACCT is a genomic window containing:
- a CDS encoding alkaline phosphatase family protein; this translates as MSPYSPTGQYAEGASLVSGRLVQPVGRRTTLGDFPVASAASPDGRVVVVANSGQGEGAPEQGDEALQVVDTRTGDVVQTVRDHEPGKPTFYESGLTFSRDGRHLFATGGGNDQVYDYAVTGDRLHLLHRWKSSARAGAPTVVGTRNGGIPSSAPIAGDAAAYSRGLALTPDGSAVLVANEQGSTLAALSTTHGALKWETTLGGPGQPGGAYPEAVAVSPGGGTAYVAAQGLNAVAAVDTRTGAVRGLAPVGDHPVALALDGTGRHLYVANANDDSISVLDATAAVPRVERQLSTHLVPGEANGSTPDAVAVDDHSGRVYVGLAGDNATAVLEDPSHRHSSPDPARLVPRGAIPTGAYPTAVSVLRDGQVLTAAAKGLGGAPITDKQQYIVNKRHGLLTAVPRPSTPQLADWTTRARADLLYPTQANAQRPADSPIPDAAHAGHSPIKHVMLVVRENRTFDQVFGDLHRPGADVQPAYTEFGAKDAQGRTLTPNAHRLADRFGLSQNFYSDGEASIQGHHWTAEGVSSDYTEKSYLHYYSNRNHPYDPTAPIVYPRCGSVFQQLAAQGKSFHNFGEMVGLATSQAPTVRPAPGARCATPGGVHDGQSAASFSNTLGANLSLTSVPDTAKEQDIEKELAPLVAADRLPQFMYAVLGNDHTDGTEAGKKTPQAHVATNDLAVGNLIDYLSHTPQWKDTAVFVVEDDSQDGLDHRDGHRNILLAASPWVRPGALSSLHVSQASVLHTIELILGIAPLSSYTQYAAVPYDMFTAHPDPTPYTAVTPTYPMDAKNPSTTPGTAASVPLDLRVADVAGPMLEAQIWEATRPGAPMPPALLEELASRGGIRQQALDAWAHGRPCGCSPLGPGLAAAPGEGD